Within the Nyctibius grandis isolate bNycGra1 chromosome 4, bNycGra1.pri, whole genome shotgun sequence genome, the region TGTGACTTGATTCCACCTTCCCCTCAAGCATCATAAATCAACCAGAACTACAGGGAATACTGAGCAGGGATGCACAATGCTTTCAGTATCTTATTGTTAGATTTAAATTAACAGATGTGGTGTTAGGGAGGAATTTCTCCCCAAGTCACACAGGTAGAGCTCACTCTGAATTCTCTGTCTCACAACATGTGCATTTTTCACCTCCTagataaaaaataatacatgatCCTATTTCTTTGCAGGGATGCAAGATATTAAtgattctttttattcttttcctgtgGCATCACGCAACATTTTgtgcttttcatcttttctacAGAGATTCTCAAAATTGCTATAGGGTACTGAAGGCAGTACTTAGCTTCCTCAGAGATGGAAAGTGGTAATTTCTTCTAGCTTTACCTTCTTAAAAGcatacaaaggaaaacattatGCAAGTATAGTTAATCACAGAACCACTCAGTAAGTTTTAAAGAACAGTTCTTATTATGAGTGAACAGAAAAATGGTACCTTCcattttccagctttcctgtcctgtctttttgaaaaataatctgtttacTGTAATAACTTTATTTACTCCTGTTATTCTTGCATATACAACATAAGTAAGTGAATAATTTGTATCCTTGTCCTCCCTGGAGATCAACGTTACCATGCACCACACAGTCAGAACCTGAAATCTCAAAGTCAGCAACCTGATTGCATGAGAGTAATGCTAACCTGGCCTGTAAGCCTTTTGTCATTGGGATGcaagagagggagagaatcCCCTTTGGCATTTCTATCCAGGCAAACCATCAAAGAATGTAAGCTGAAGCCATACATTTACATCAGCTTTTAAGCTAACATTCAAAACATTTGATAAAGCAGCACTAAAACAGTTAAACTTGATGCTACGATGCCATTTTTAATAATCACTTTTCAGAGCAGACATAAATCTTAAACCAAAATTTCAAGTCTTTCCATGAAATCTGGGATTTGCTTTTGAAACTCCTCTGCTGAAGAATTACATTTCTACGGtcaataaaaatggaagataCAGGACATAGATTTCAGAGAAATACGAACTAAGCAAATGCCtacaataaatacaaaaacCTGCCCATTGAAATATCGTTTGGTTAACAGTGTTTCTAAGCAGCAGTAACAGGGctcttgattttatttaacCATACAGTCAAGGAATTTTAGAGGCACTTGCAGATGCTGATAACCATGGGATGATACTAAGATCTGGCATGACATACGTGTCTGCTGGTATCACACAGCAACCAAGAATACTGTTTGTGCTTGTGAAAATTAGGGATATGATCTATTTCCCTGGATACTTCTTTCCCACCAGGCAGAAACATCAGCAAATCCCATTGGCTGAGTAGGAATCTGGGGGTGAAAACTAGTAATAGATCATATTGTACCTGCACTGAATGAACCATGTCTTTGGTGAAACGGTAAGGATATAATATATTGTGAATTTTCACAGCCAGATTGTCAGCCTGACTGCTGGTCACATCAACAGCAATCTGTAAAAACAGAATTACAGATGAAGCAGGCTATAAAGGATATGGCAAAAAactcaaacacacacaaaatacccCCAACAAACCAGCTTTAAGAAGAACTGGAAATGACTCTGTATTTTGACAAACCAAGCTTTCTACACAAGAATACCACTGGCTAAAGATACCATCCAGCAATCCCTTTGCTTCCATCCTCATATACTTTCCCATCTGGATATTGCCTGCTAACTTCAATGCATTCAGCTGATTTCAAGTCCCTATCAGAAAACCTGAAGATAATTATCAGCCTACGTGAGCTCTCAATGGATTGCATTACAAAAGATGTATTACCCTGAAATGAGTCAGAGCACACGTCACAGCAACAGAACTGTTCCTTTCCAGAAACTCACCAGCAGGTGGTTTGCTACTCCGTCTCTATTGTTCGCAGGTGGAAATGGTTACATACATAtgtttacacacacacaacatGATGATTAAAGATAATGCTACCTCATGACAACAAAGGAAGTTTTTCTAAAAGCTTTAACATTGTTTCCCTCTCACATGCTATAATCCTGCCAGGCTATAAAAACAAGTATcgtaaaatacacttttaagaCCCATTGCATCCCAGAGAAGAAAGCTGGGTTATTTTAACTCTGTCCACAAAGAGGACAGACACTGTATTACAATTCTGCCATCCTTTAACTTTTAACTTTAAGATGACTATCTCTGTAGAGGGAAAGAGAGCTTACaataatgttttgcttttgaaatgacGTAAGGCAAAAGATTAGCCTGATACCTGCTTCTCTGACTTTGAATAAATCCACAACAGTGACTTATATATAAATAGTCTATACAAACACATAACTGCCAGGTCTACAGTCTAATATATCTCTGAATAACTTATATGCAACAGTTACAATATTCCCAATTTTGGTCCCCATGTCAGAAAATAACAGAGGGCTAAACTGACTCCTATTTTAGCATGAGATGAGAGATAACACTTACCTCTGGGCAGGGAACAAAAACAGGATTATCCCATTCTGAAAGCAATGACTGGAGAGACTCCCCTTCAGCACCTAGGAAAGAACATAATACAGGGACTATCGCCATCTGTCAGTAGAAGGTGCCTTGGGTACCTCTACCTCacacaaatattattttattttttccatcataaaaagggaagaatgtAGAGATAAATAATGGAACATGAGACTGGGCTTCTCTATTGTCTGCTTTAACTAGGAAGGACACTGTGCAGCTTTCTGACTCCTAAACCTGCTGCAGCACAATTCATCAGGCCCTGGAAATGGCAGGGAGCGGGAGGAGGGAAAGACAGACCTGTTTAGCTACCCGCTCCCTCAGGACAAAGCCACATACCAAAAAGATGATTTCATCCtttccactgcaaaaaaaattgtgagGATTGAAGCTATTTTTTACATTCCAAGGTTGGAACGAGTACAAAGAAGGGAGTAGGTAATTATTCTTTAAACTACTGACATAATTCAACAAAGAACTGGGTATTTCATCCTGTAAATAAGTATCCCCTAACCTGCCTTCAACcctaagagatttttttttccagttctagATTTGAGATGACTCATACGGTCCCATTGTTAACAGACCTTGAGTAATTCTGGGTTCCTGTTgggacatcttttttttttaccacagaACACTGTGTCCTGGAAAGCTGGCCCTACCTCTCAGATCCTGGCTTGCTAGAGTCTTCTCTTCTCGAGGTCTAGGAAGGAAGGGTAGCACAATCTCACTTCTAAAGGGCTGGCACCTGAACTGAATCCCTAAACACAATATAAATTTACTGCTGCAGATTCATCAGCATGCAAAATTACAAAAAGCTATACAATTATTATATTCTCATAAATTTATGAGCGTGTGCTTAGCCCTGTACAAATTACGGTATCCCACAGATTTTACAATCTAATATTGAGAAATAACAACACATATGTAAAAAGCTGAGAATTATCAGACACACTTGTATCaggaaatgtattatttaaaaatattaccgTGGATTCTGCAAGACTGTCCTTCTTAAAAATTGGCTGCTGCTTTAATCACATAAGAATTATTTCCAGAATTAGTGCAATCAGAAGTGCCATCcccaaaagaaagagaagtcgTATAGTAAAGTCTGTCAGATATCAAAACACTTTTGACTTCCCTCTGTTAAGGTGTGGCAACACTGTCAGTCTATCACCACTCCTATCAATACTTAATACAGTTGTCAGTCAGTGAGACCACATGAGATATCAGAGAAAGCCTAACAACATGTTCCTACCCACCCAGAAATGATTTAATGATATTACAAACCAGCACTGTTATCAAGATTATTAAGAAAAGTGGCTCAGATTTCCAGCACAGTGGTAAACATTTCACCCTTCCTTTGGTACAATTCAGACTTCTATTCTTtgtgaaataataatgaattaataaaGTTCCTTTCTACTAAGAAATTAAGGGTGTGCATTCAGGAAAAGTGGCAGAGTGATAACGCCAAAGAACACCAGCTGCGTGCTGATAAGCTCAGCATGAAAAGGCTCTATGAGATCCTAGGCCAGTCCGTAGACTCCTGACTGTTGGCTCCATTCCAGTAAGGACCAGTGATGGTCCTACCCTGGGGACTGAGAATCCCTTCAAGAATGCAAACTGGCAGCCCAGCATGGGACAGTAACTCAGCATCCCATTGTCACAAAATCCAGAATAGAGGACAAGGTGGCCTGATGTGGTTCCTAGTAAAATGTGGCAAGTTGAAAAATGCTACCTAATTCAGACTTTGACAGAACTTTTATAGCTATTATCGTTGAAAGATATTATCCCTCAAGGTCACAGAAGCACTTGTCAACTATGTGAACAGAAGTCCAGCATTTTATACATAGAATCGTAAACAACGAtgtatttctctgcttcttgctGCAGGGAAAGTCCTCGTTTGGGAcatacatttttcataaaactaAGATTTTCTTGCCCCAAGGCCAGTGAGAGTTCAGAGCTGGCAGAGATATTATTAATATGATTTTTCTGACAAGTAACATCAGAAAAGGTGCTAATGTAATAGCAATAGGGTAATAATGTATCTACTTTATACATGCAAACCACATACAGTCACCATACTTGAGTATTAATTTTCAGTTGCCTCAATTAGATCATCAGAATATACTGGTGTAATGACATATCAGCCAATAATGTAATAAAAGTAccaaaaaatgcaaacatggCTGGCATAACAACAAAGACCAAGTCGAACCGGGATGTTAACCTACTACACATGCATAGCATTAGATTATTCAAAAAGGCATCGGATGGTGAAATGAAGCTTGATAAATTTTTCTGCGGCAATCAGTTTAATCAGCACAAAGATGCCTGAGTCTAACCTACAAAATCTAGCATTTCTGTTGTGCACGTGGCACGTGACTGGAAAAAACACCAGATGGCCACTGCTGTCACAGAAAAGAGGATATGGATTATTCTTACCTCCTTCCACCTGCCATCAACCAGTGTAATTTCCCTGAATTTGTGTGTGAGATGCTGTTCTTAATAAATCACAGGGTTATGAAATTCTAAGTCAACACCATGGGGTTACTGACACTActctaaaaagcaaaatgaaagcataCATAGCaagtgaagaaattattccaCTCCTGGATCTTAACAGCAGTCCAAAACAGTGCTCAACATCAAGAGACATGAATGCTGTGTTAGGACACAGTTATGTTTATTCCTGTGACTAAAAAGAAGGAATATCCTTTGCTTGAAAAACTGTGAAAGAACATGTTTGTTGAACTTTGAAAATCTAAGATCTATAGGGTCTAGCCAGAGTCCAAACACCTTGTGAAGGTTAGGGAGGTCCAACCTTCAACACAAGAAAAGCGAAAAAGCTGCAGTAGACATCTCACCAAAGAATAACACCATGAACAGAGATAAGAAAGAGTGGCATCATTGATACGATGGAGAGTAACACCAACTATAAGGCTAAGAAAGAACAATGCCATTGGAGGTAAGAAGATGCAACACAATATACGCCTTCAAAGACTACAGACTATACATAATCTGAAAGCATAAGGGTATGCAAGGTATTCTCTTCATAAACATGAAAGCACTATCCAAATATTTTGGACAGAAGGTCAAGCTCCACGTTTCAGTGCTTTGGCTGGCTACTAAACAGCACTGGGGGCCACTGAAATTGGTAAACCACAGAAATCAAAAGTGTTAGTCAAGGAGGGTACATTTGTGCTTGCAATTCATTTTGCCTAATAAAAACAGAGATGTTCTCCTCCTTGTAACAAATTTACTTCAGTGGAGCACAATAGATATTGAGAATTACTGGCATCAATTCTTATACGTAAAAGGGAGTAGCTTAACCACCTAGCTGCCTGTTAATTGACAAAGTgttgacatttctttttactgtCTTATTAAAAACTATCTTTTAATATCTTGAATGTTGATGTGTTATTGTCTCCACAGTCTCTAacactttcctgttttttccataCAGCTCTTACAAGTAAGGCAGCGGATATTTCAGTATGAACTGTCAGGTGCTGTCAGCAACGTATTTTATGCACCTAGCAGGATACAGTTTTCCTCATCCCACTTGCACAACCACCCCCCCCCTTACCTTTCTCTGAGACAACATTCACAGCCATTGTTGTTATATCTTGAATGCAGGCAGCTTGAAATCCTTCAGCAGGAGGAGTGCTGTAGGTGCTCAGTCCAGTTGCTTTATTGATGTATATTGTCTTACCCGACGAAACATCAAAATCTTGCAGCCAGTCAGAAGACCACAAATCATTCCTGGGATCGCCTGCGCTTGTGTTATCTGCAGAGAATTCCAAGTTACTTGGGAAGGTCATATGGGGAACCTCAGTATCTTTCAAATTTTGTTCTGAGGATAAATCTAACATACTtttatctttacagatgatgtTAGGACAATCCCTTATATCAGGTAATGATAAAACCCCGCCTGAAGAGACTATGTACTCCCCTTCCATGCTGCTGAGTGGCGATGGGCTGACAGTACTTTTCATGGACTCTGCTTTCATACCGCCTGATTGCAAGCATGTATCCTCCTTAGAAATGCTGTAATTACATTCCCTCATTTTTTCCACCGAGGATTTATATGTTTGACAAGCATCATACAAAAAATCATTACTTGAAGATTCAAGATCAGAACAGTAGTCTTCTTTTCTACTTGAATCTGTTTGGAATTGTTCACCAAGTTGTTCTGCTTCTTTGTGGTCACTTTTCATTCTGGACAGTTTGGATGATAATGATCCTGGAGATCTTTTACAacttataatttttttactaACCTGAGAGTAATCAGACAATGTCAAAGGACTCTGACAAAGGGCTTGTTTGTCCCGTGAAGTTTCTCCACTGCAGAATAAAGTCTCTTCCACAGAACCAAAAACTTGGCTACTATTATTAGAATCTGTATCTTCCACAGCTGGAGTTTCACAAGTGCTCACACTACCATGGTTCTCATTCTGATTCTTTGAAAAGTCACAATTAGCTTGCAAATTAAAAACCTGGAGACCAAATTCACTCTGCTCTGACAACGGTGTTGGTAGTGTACACTTGAGTCTCCCATAGTATCTCCTGAACTTTTCTAACGAACCCAGCTGTGTGGACAAGCTCAGCTTCTTAGAGGGCTGAGGTCTTGGCACAGCTATTTGTCTTCTAGTGCTTTTTATATCTTTACTATGAGGCATACCTGAAGAAGTTGCCAGTGGCAATTCTGCAGCACTCGATGTCTCATAATGTCTTTTACTGGTGGCAGTAGGCATACCTATCCCCTCACTCACCTGATTGGACAAAGTTTTGTTCTCTAACCACTCATTAACATCAGCCATGCTGATGGTGTAAGGAGGTGTATATTCTTTAGTTGCATTACTGGAACTCTCCTTAGCATTTAAAGACTGTACTGGAAAATTCACTTTGTGGCCAAAAATATCCTTGGCACTGACAGGGCCAGGCCTACACTGCATGTTTAATGCAAgatttgttgctgtttgttCACATTCATGTGGGGGATCATTTTGCGTAACATGTGTTATGAGGCCTGCAGAGCACAATTTTAATGGTATTGAACTAACAGCCCCTCTTCCAGCATCATCTGTCACTTCAGCCGTTTCCCTGTCTCCTCTTCTTGTGTTACACAGTCTCATCAATGAACTTCCAGAGACAGTTTCTGGTCCCACTGCTGTTTCAACAGGGTCTTCTCTCTCAGACAGTGATTGAGTAACATCATTGTTTAAGGTATGGACCATACTGCTTTTCTGCGCTGCTTTGCCTTGCTGGCTTCCCACGTCTTTTATGTAATTCTCTGCACAATGCTGCAGGTCACCACAACTgtctatttttcttgtttctgatcTGGCCCCTCCACTAAAAGAGGAATAAAGATTTTCTGAAGGTTTCAGATGAGTATCAGATGCTTTTTGGGAACTGTTGGCGTCTTTTGGCTCCTGCTCTGAGATATCTGATATAACAAAATCAGAAGCTGTGTCATCTTTGCCGGACAGTGGAATCTCTACTTTGTTGTTTCTACATGGATCAGACGGTTCAGCAACCTTCTGACTTGGAGCTATTTCAGTTTCCTGTAGATTcgaagatttttttccagccacGGATTTCCTTTTGACATCTTTTGATTGCAAGTTACACATTTCATAGGAATCCATAAATTCGTCACAGGCTTTCTTAAAACTGTCTTGGATGCTCTTCTCATCGGGGAGTGAGGGCTTCAGAACCGGAGCATTATACAAACAAAAGTCATTATCTTCATTAAATTCTCTGAGGTCCTCACTACACGGTTCAATAAATAGATGttcttgtttcaaaaatattttcactccTTCCTCTATGCAAGTTAGAAGAACATCCCAGTTCTGGAACTCAATTAGAGTTTTTGCAGGTTCCAGACATACATCATAGTCACTGTATGCACAGGCCACATTGAGAATAAAGATCCCGTACAACTCTGGGCTACAACGATGGCGACCAGGACTTGAACTAGCCTGTCTGCTCGCAGGGCCACTTTTTGCCTTGCAAATGacactttcttttcttaataaaaaatcAATTAGTTTATGTAGTCTTGTCTTTAAAACAAGCCTTCTATTCACATACAAGAACTGCAAATTCTTGTTGTAATGTCCTTCAATACTGATAAAACCACTTAGCTCAAACCCCCCAGACTTATGATTTATTTCTCGTAACTTCTGCGATCTGCCCAGTCCATAAATTTGACAAAACCGAGAGTATACATCTCTTGTCTTAGGGAGCTGAAGCACCATAGAACAAGAAGCATCATTCCTTAAGGAAAGTGAAATAGAGGGATGCATCAGCGACACAGCCTCTACCTTCTGTCTCACTCTCTCAAATTCCAACACAGGATCCACACACTTTCTCCTCACTGGTAACTGATGGAACAGATTACACACAGTCACTGTAGTTCCTCCACTTGGTCTACTCAATTCAGCTTCACAGacttccagtgcttgaccatTGTGAAATAGTTTCACAAATGTTTTTGCTGTCTTGCTGGTCTTAGATGAAACTTCCACTACGCTGGCCATGTTGGCTATGCTTGCCAAAGCCTCCCCTCTAAAGCCATAGAACGTCAGGTTCTCCAGATCTCCCACTGAGctgcacttgctggtgaagtACCGCTTTCCCATTGCATTTAAGTCCTCTCTCCCCATCCCGGAGCCATTGTCTACCACCTGGATCTTAAAAGCTTCCAAATCCACCCTGATAGCTATACATGTTGCTTTGGCATCAATGCTATTGAGGACAAGCTCCTCAACACACTGCCCCAGTGAGTTGATAGTCACTCCAGAACGCAGCCTGGCTCGCACATCTTCCACCAAGCATTTGATCATGTCAAAATCAGATAGATGAGAAACTCAAGAGCTCACTTCTCCATGTTCCTTAAAACAACTCCCTGggtggagagaaaataaaaagaagaaaagaaatataaattaaaggcctgaaaaatctttcatttattGCATTCACCATCATAAATATacttttgtcagtttttcctgGTATTCAGAGGCTTTTTCTGTGATTAGTTTCCTGCTCAGGCTTTGACTACACATCTTTGGTGCCTTTAGGGTAAATGGCCAGAATCTGAGTCTATGCTCCTTACTAACAACATACGTGATTCTCAAACTTAATATACCTTAACCAAACTCCAACCATTACAAGGCTAAACTCGAATAACTTGCAAGCAAAAGGCTTCTGCTTCCATTTCTATCAAAAATATATAGAAAGTATCATCAAGAAGCgggcacagagctgctttcctctcatttttagCTCAATCTCCTCACAAAAATTCACAATGCCTCATTCTGGCCAAAGAGCATCTGCTGGAATTTGTCCAAGAAAGGAATAAGGCAGACTTGGGAAGCGGTGTGGGGTACTGAGGAAGCTGTTTATGTGAAAGAGAACTCGCTATTTTCCAGTCCTGTCCTTGACGACTACTGGTTTCTTACTGGTACACGAGGGGACCCCTCCGCACCCCTACTGCAGAGCTCCCCGTGTAGCTCCGCGAGAGCCGCTCGCCCTCTCTGGGGATCTGGTGCCCCGCTGTGTGACAGCGACCCAGGCCCTGCGCCCGGGCTCGCCGCCACACGCCGTCCCCGCGGTGCGCGGGAGCAGCGGGCAGGCACGCCCTCCCCTCACCGCCTGGGCCCCGGCCCGCTCCGGAGAGAAGCAGCGCCCGGCGCTGACAGAAGCGGCAGCCGCGCTCCCCCGGCAGCGCGGGGctgcgtgtccccccccccgctctCACCCCCTCGGTACCCGCTGGCCTGAGGGCGGGGCGGCGCCACAACGGCCGCGGCGCGAGACCAGCCCTAGCGGGCTACCGGGCCCGCACGCGGCTCCTGCCGGAAGGCAACGGCGAGGGTCCCGGGCAGCGCGCACAATGCGCATGCGCGGCTGCGGGCGGGGAGGCGCAGGCGGACTACGGCTCCCAGCAGGCCCAGGGGCCGCGGGCAGTGCGTGCCGGGAGCTGTAGTTCCCGCCCCAGGCCGGGCCTACGGCGGCCAGAGCCGGGATCGGCCGCGGGACGCACACCTTCCTTCCTCCGGGCCTCTTCCCTCCGGGCCGGCGGCACCGGGGCTGCTCGTACGCCGCACCATCCCCCGGCGACAGGCATTGGCAACGGGATCACACCCGAAGGGCTGGgatcccctcagcccccccatGACACATGCATTCCACACAAGAGGCCAGCTCCAAGCAATTTTattctaatgaaaaaataaagttctggaacaaaataattgtttctgaGGCATTTAGAGCACAGAAATAACGTTTTTAGCAATATTCAGTATCGgcactgattctgtgatttccatcACGTGAGCACACTACTATAAATATGACAAATTTTACTCACGTGCAACTACTCGAACCCCACTCTGGACACACAGAAACGCAGAAGCTGAGGCCCCAAACAGCCCCTTTAACACACACAACGCCAAAATTTTGTGAAAGGCTGAGAGTTAGACCAACAGTACAACAAACCAATAAAttagaaatgtaataaaataaagttcTCTAGAGCTGAATATTGGCCGACTGAACGAAGAGGGGAAATGTTCTGTAAAAGCAGCTCACACTCcagcttttgtttcttcccaaaGTTATTTCAAAATCTGGAAGTCCTTGTGCTCCAGCGCTGCGATCTTCTTCTCATTGCTGAATTCGGCGCGGCTGATGCGGGACTGGGGACTTCCCACCTTCCTGAGCCATTCCTGCAGCTCCCGCACCCTGGCAGTCGGACCCTGAATTTGTCCTTGCACAGTGCCGTGGCTAGTATTTTGGACCCAACCAACGAGCCCTAGCCTCTTAGCCTCCCCCTAAGAAGACAATGCAGAGCAAAATGAGGTTAATCCAAACTGTAAGAGAGCTACAGAATGACGCTCGCACGCAGGAGTCAATTTTATAGTTgagccacaggcctccaaggAAACCCCTATAGCTCTGGCAGcatggaagcagcagaggatTCACCTGACTACTCATCATATTGTTTCACATGAAAAACTGGGGCTGAACTGCCCTTTTCAGTCATGCTTACTAaactgtcttcgtttagcccgtacccagggctaaacaataaccagttgttctatcacccatTGTCCCCTCGctgaccaagaaagggaattaggaaaaggagggagactcatgggctgaaatataaacagatttaataaaataaagaaaccaatatcgatgctaatacaaaagacacaaaattatacttagcccacagagtggtggcaagtccctccagggatagttACCgttgaggaggagggaggcatcaggagagcagagaaaataGCCCCACCCTCATCCCCAgaaagccctcccttttatattGAACATTACGTTAACGTTACAGAATACACCCgcgggccagcctgggtcagctgccctggctttcactgctca harbors:
- the MLH3 gene encoding DNA mismatch repair protein Mlh3 isoform X1, with the translated sequence MIKCLVEDVRARLRSGVTINSLGQCVEELVLNSIDAKATCIAIRVDLEAFKIQVVDNGSGMGREDLNAMGKRYFTSKCSSVGDLENLTFYGFRGEALASIANMASVVEVSSKTSKTAKTFVKLFHNGQALEVCEAELSRPSGGTTVTVCNLFHQLPVRRKCVDPVLEFERVRQKVEAVSLMHPSISLSLRNDASCSMVLQLPKTRDVYSRFCQIYGLGRSQKLREINHKSGGFELSGFISIEGHYNKNLQFLYVNRRLVLKTRLHKLIDFLLRKESVICKAKSGPASRQASSSPGRHRCSPELYGIFILNVACAYSDYDVCLEPAKTLIEFQNWDVLLTCIEEGVKIFLKQEHLFIEPCSEDLREFNEDNDFCLYNAPVLKPSLPDEKSIQDSFKKACDEFMDSYEMCNLQSKDVKRKSVAGKKSSNLQETEIAPSQKVAEPSDPCRNNKVEIPLSGKDDTASDFVISDISEQEPKDANSSQKASDTHLKPSENLYSSFSGGARSETRKIDSCGDLQHCAENYIKDVGSQQGKAAQKSSMVHTLNNDVTQSLSEREDPVETAVGPETVSGSSLMRLCNTRRGDRETAEVTDDAGRGAVSSIPLKLCSAGLITHVTQNDPPHECEQTATNLALNMQCRPGPVSAKDIFGHKVNFPVQSLNAKESSSNATKEYTPPYTISMADVNEWLENKTLSNQVSEGIGMPTATSKRHYETSSAAELPLATSSGMPHSKDIKSTRRQIAVPRPQPSKKLSLSTQLGSLEKFRRYYGRLKCTLPTPLSEQSEFGLQVFNLQANCDFSKNQNENHGSVSTCETPAVEDTDSNNSSQVFGSVEETLFCSGETSRDKQALCQSPLTLSDYSQVSKKIISCKRSPGSLSSKLSRMKSDHKEAEQLGEQFQTDSSRKEDYCSDLESSSNDFLYDACQTYKSSVEKMRECNYSISKEDTCLQSGGMKAESMKSTVSPSPLSSMEGEYIVSSGGVLSLPDIRDCPNIICKDKSMLDLSSEQNLKDTEVPHMTFPSNLEFSADNTSAGDPRNDLWSSDWLQDFDVSSGKTIYINKATGLSTYSTPPAEGFQAACIQDITTMAVNVVSEKGIQFRCQPFRSEIVLPFLPRPREEKTLASQDLRGAEGESLQSLLSEWDNPVFVPCPEIAVDVTSSQADNLAVKIHNILYPYRFTKDMVHSVQVLQQVDNKFIACLINTRNEVDKKADGNLLILVDQHAAHERVRLEQLIADSYEKEAAACGKKKLLSSSISPPLEIEVTEEQRRFLRCCYKNLEDLGLELSFPEANRSLILVRKVPLCLIEREANELRRKRQPVTKSIVEKLIQEEVELVQTTGGARGTLPLTFLKVLASQACHGAIKFNERLTLKESCRLIEALSSCQLPFQCAHGRPSMMPLADIDHLQQEKQPKPNLARLRKMVRAWHLFGKKKTLIKKS
- the MLH3 gene encoding DNA mismatch repair protein Mlh3 isoform X5, giving the protein MIKCLVEDVRARLRSGVTINSLGQCVEELVLNSIDAKATCIAIRVDLEAFKIQVVDNGSGMGREDLNAMGKRYFTSKCSSVGDLENLTFYGFRGEALASIANMASVVEVSSKTSKTAKTFVKLFHNGQALEVCEAELSRPSGGTTVTVCNLFHQLPVRRKCVDPVLEFERVRQKVEAVSLMHPSISLSLRNDASCSMVLQLPKTRDVYSRFCQIYGLGRSQKLREINHKSGGFELSGFISIEGHYNKNLQFLYVNRRLVLKTRLHKLIDFLLRKESVICKAKSGPASRQASSSPGRHRCSPELYGIFILNVACAYSDYDVCLEPAKTLIEFQNWDVLLTCIEEGVKIFLKQEHLFIEPCSEDLREFNEDNDFCLYNAPVLKPSLPDEKSIQDSFKKACDEFMDSYEMCNLQSKDVKRKSVAGKKSSNLQETEIAPSQKVAEPSDPCRNNKVEIPLSGKDDTASDFVISDISEQEPKDANSSQKASDTHLKPSENLYSSFSGGARSETRKIDSCGDLQHCAENYIKDVGSQQGKAAQKSSMVHTLNNDVTQSLSEREDPVETAVGPETVSGSSLMRLCNTRRGDRETAEVTDDAGRGAVSSIPLKLCSAGLITHVTQNDPPHECEQTATNLALNMQCRPGPVSAKDIFGHKVNFPVQSLNAKESSSNATKEYTPPYTISMADVNEWLENKTLSNQVSEGIGMPTATSKRHYETSSAAELPLATSSGMPHSKDIKSTRRQIAVPRPQPSKKLSLSTQLGSLEKFRRYYGRLKCTLPTPLSEQSEFGLQVFNLQANCDFSKNQNENHGSVSTCETPAVEDTDSNNSSQVFGSVEETLFCSGETSRDKQALCQSPLTLSDYSQVSKKIISCKRSPGSLSSKLSRMKSDHKEAEQLGEQFQTDSSRKEDYCSDLESSSNDFLYDACQTYKSSVEKMRECNYSISKEDTCLQSGGMKAESMKSTVSPSPLSSMEGEYIVSSGGVLSLPDIRDCPNIICKDKSMLDLSSEQNLKDTEVPHMTFPSNLEFSADNTSAGDPRNDLWSSDWLQDFDVSSGKTIYINKATGLSTYSTPPAEGFQAACIQDITTMAVNVVSEKGIQFRCQPFRSEIVLPFLPRPREEKTLASQDLRGAEGESLQSLLSEWDNPVFVPCPEVLQQVDNKFIACLINTRNEVDKKADGNLLILVDQHAAHERVRLEQLIADSYEKEAAACGKKKLLSSSISPPLEIEVTEEQRRFLRCCYKNLEDLGLELSFPEANRSLILVRKVPLCLIEREANELRRKRQPVTKSIVEKLIQEEVELVQTTGGARGTLPLTFLKVLASQACHGAIKFNERLTLKESCRLIEALSSCQLPFQCAHGRPSMMPLADIDHLQQEKQPKPNLARLRKMVRAWHLFGKKKTLIKKS